In one window of Caballeronia sp. TF1N1 DNA:
- a CDS encoding iron ABC transporter permease, which produces MNPHHVQPLAADRAPAARAGVSTRRLNQIGMFALLIAALAVLIVLPLGALILRGFVRIDNGHASASLAAFGKVFGDMSYWIAMGNTLVIALGSMLLATALGVMLAWCLVRTNVPWRGFLERAAAMPIFIPPFIGAFAWILFGAPRIGIFNVAAKWMSIGQPFNVYSYLGIVWVMGIYIAPYVMMIVAGALRNMDPSLEEAGQVAGLSRFRTMRVITLPVVGPSILSGAVLAFVISLGLFGTPVLLGMAKEIYLVTTRIYLELQQFPPDAGIVAVLAIYLMVLSVAANLVQQWMLRGRSFVTVTGKGFRPRLMKLGASRHAIAAAIWCYLALTVFAPIAIIAAAAFSTYAWSGHFTWNNLRFLWTTVDVRTTFVNSLLITIIAASATTVLGVAVSWFTTRSKMRGRQWIEAIVLLPMSVPSLAFALGVFFFWVAMPKWVGVYGTVWIIIIALVGRYISYSVRAISSSLVQIHPELEESARISGYGWTRALSRITLPLIMPSVISSWVMIYSIFVSELSIVLPLYTAETRTLSILSFDTWSIGQFSQVAALSLLQLMMGVGVMAAVAVITRRRESSIV; this is translated from the coding sequence TTGAATCCACATCACGTACAGCCGCTTGCCGCCGACCGCGCGCCCGCAGCGCGCGCGGGCGTCTCCACGCGCCGTCTGAACCAGATCGGCATGTTCGCGCTGCTCATCGCGGCGCTCGCCGTGCTGATCGTCCTGCCGCTCGGCGCGTTGATCCTGCGCGGCTTCGTGCGTATCGACAATGGTCATGCCAGCGCATCGCTTGCCGCTTTCGGCAAGGTATTCGGCGATATGAGCTACTGGATCGCGATGGGCAACACGCTCGTCATCGCGCTCGGTTCCATGCTGCTCGCGACCGCGCTCGGCGTCATGCTCGCGTGGTGTCTCGTGCGCACCAACGTGCCGTGGCGCGGCTTTCTCGAACGCGCCGCCGCCATGCCGATCTTCATTCCGCCGTTCATCGGCGCGTTTGCGTGGATTCTGTTCGGCGCGCCGCGCATCGGCATCTTCAACGTGGCGGCGAAGTGGATGAGCATCGGCCAGCCGTTCAACGTGTACTCGTATCTCGGCATCGTCTGGGTGATGGGCATCTACATCGCGCCTTACGTGATGATGATCGTCGCCGGCGCGCTGCGGAACATGGACCCGAGTCTCGAGGAAGCCGGGCAAGTGGCCGGCCTCAGCCGCTTTCGCACGATGCGCGTCATCACGCTGCCGGTGGTCGGTCCGTCCATTCTGTCGGGCGCGGTGCTCGCGTTCGTCATCAGTCTCGGGCTCTTTGGCACGCCTGTGCTGCTTGGCATGGCGAAGGAGATTTATCTCGTCACCACGCGCATCTACCTCGAATTGCAGCAGTTTCCGCCCGATGCGGGCATCGTTGCCGTGCTGGCGATCTATCTCATGGTGCTTTCGGTCGCGGCCAATCTCGTGCAGCAATGGATGCTGCGCGGCCGTTCCTTCGTCACCGTCACCGGCAAGGGATTCAGGCCGCGCCTGATGAAGCTCGGCGCGAGCCGTCATGCGATCGCCGCCGCGATCTGGTGCTATCTCGCGCTCACGGTCTTCGCGCCGATTGCGATCATCGCGGCGGCGGCGTTTTCGACCTACGCGTGGTCGGGACACTTCACCTGGAACAACCTGCGCTTTCTCTGGACCACGGTGGACGTGCGCACGACCTTCGTCAACAGCCTTCTCATCACGATCATCGCGGCGAGCGCGACGACGGTTCTGGGCGTCGCGGTGTCGTGGTTCACGACGCGCTCGAAGATGCGCGGCCGTCAATGGATCGAAGCCATCGTCCTTTTGCCGATGTCGGTGCCGAGTCTCGCCTTCGCGCTCGGCGTGTTCTTCTTCTGGGTCGCCATGCCGAAGTGGGTCGGCGTGTACGGCACGGTGTGGATCATCATCATCGCGCTGGTGGGGCGCTACATCAGCTACTCGGTGCGCGCCATTTCCAGCAGTCTCGTGCAGATTCATCCCGAACTCGAAGAGAGCGCGCGCATCTCGGGTTACGGCTGGACGCGCGCGCTGTCACGCATCACGTTGCCGCTCATCATGCCGAGCGTGATTTCGAGCTGGGTGATGATCTACAGCATCTTCGTGTCCGAGCTTTCCATCGTGCTGCCGCTTTATACCGCCGAGACGCGCACGCTTTCCATCCTCAGTTTCGATACCTGGTCGATCGGCCAGTTCTCGCAAGTGGCCGCGCTTTCGCTGCTGCAACTGATGATGGGCGTGGGTGTCATGGCGGCGGTCGCCGTCATCACGCGCCGCCGCGAGAGTTCGATTGTCTGA
- a CDS encoding Gfo/Idh/MocA family protein produces MAFIRYAAIGCSGMGRRHLHGLAQLKRSGLANIELAAVCDLNAESARSMADEAAALFGVRPAVYADIGEMARENPEIVAADIATDAGSHMSVALQCFAAGLHVLCEKPLGITVSECRRIVNAARDAGRVLSVAENFRRDPINRLVKALLDDGAIGTPRLMLETSIGGRDVMVQTPWRHQKPSGMVVLDSGVHNADIIRFYMGGVASVYGESRLHEKTRRVAARAGGSASETDKWWRAPGGMPTEFEASGDDATYSQLRFTSGAIGQWVNDRAGHGEHRESRVIHGSKGSIVAPGDRNGRPVTLHLDDGSVIADARILEHAPSYRLGPVAAALFGDARPWTYSFAFDEVDQRILALQLHELADCVMHGKAPEVTGEEALADVALAYAPIESGRLGRSVSLAEVIDGEAAPYQAEIDEMRRRS; encoded by the coding sequence ATGGCTTTCATCAGATACGCCGCAATCGGCTGCAGCGGCATGGGACGACGACATCTGCACGGTCTCGCGCAACTGAAGCGCAGCGGACTTGCGAACATCGAGCTTGCGGCCGTCTGCGATCTCAACGCCGAGAGCGCGCGCAGCATGGCCGACGAAGCCGCCGCGCTCTTCGGCGTGCGGCCCGCCGTGTACGCGGACATTGGCGAAATGGCGCGCGAGAATCCGGAGATCGTTGCCGCCGATATCGCCACGGACGCCGGCTCGCACATGAGCGTCGCGTTGCAGTGCTTCGCGGCCGGCCTTCACGTGCTGTGCGAAAAGCCGCTCGGCATCACGGTGTCAGAGTGCCGCAGGATCGTGAATGCGGCGAGGGATGCCGGGCGCGTGCTCTCGGTCGCGGAAAATTTCCGGCGCGATCCGATCAACCGGCTCGTGAAGGCGCTGCTCGACGATGGCGCCATCGGCACGCCGCGCCTGATGCTGGAAACGAGTATCGGCGGGCGCGATGTGATGGTGCAGACGCCGTGGCGGCATCAAAAGCCATCGGGCATGGTGGTACTCGATTCGGGCGTGCACAACGCGGACATCATCCGCTTCTACATGGGCGGCGTGGCGAGCGTCTACGGTGAAAGCCGGCTGCACGAGAAGACGCGCCGCGTGGCCGCGCGCGCAGGCGGTTCGGCATCCGAGACGGACAAGTGGTGGCGCGCGCCGGGCGGCATGCCAACGGAATTCGAAGCGAGCGGCGACGACGCCACGTATTCGCAACTGCGCTTTACTTCGGGCGCCATCGGCCAGTGGGTGAACGATCGCGCGGGACATGGCGAGCATCGCGAGAGCCGCGTCATTCACGGCTCGAAAGGCTCCATCGTGGCGCCGGGCGACCGCAATGGCCGTCCTGTCACGCTTCATCTCGACGATGGCTCCGTCATCGCCGATGCGCGCATTCTCGAGCACGCGCCGAGCTATCGCCTGGGGCCGGTTGCTGCCGCGCTTTTCGGCGATGCGCGTCCGTGGACCTATTCGTTTGCCTTCGACGAAGTGGACCAGCGCATTCTCGCGCTTCAGCTTCACGAACTCGCCGATTGTGTGATGCACGGCAAAGCGCCCGAAGTGACCGGCGAGGAAGCGCTTGCCGATGTCGCGCTCGCGTATGCGCCGATCGAATCGGGCAGGCTCGGCCGCAGCGTGAGCCTCGCCGAAGTGATCGATGGCGAGGCCGCACCCTATCAGGCGGAAATCGACGAGATGCGCCGCCGGTCCTGA
- a CDS encoding MaoC family dehydratase — MTIVDKYWDDAREGDECTSPTYTVTKARILAYADLTGDHTPVHVDEDCANASHFGSIVAHGLFGLSIADGLKTQSDYRFLPGMSLGWTWDFNLPIKVDDVLHVRFRIGSMRASKSRPDWGIVILPSELINQHGQVVQHGEHRLMVPRRPGAK, encoded by the coding sequence ATGACGATTGTCGATAAATACTGGGACGACGCCCGCGAAGGCGACGAGTGCACGAGCCCGACCTACACGGTCACGAAAGCGCGCATCCTCGCTTACGCCGACCTCACGGGCGACCACACGCCGGTCCACGTCGATGAGGACTGCGCCAACGCGAGCCACTTCGGTTCGATCGTCGCGCATGGACTCTTCGGCTTGTCCATCGCGGACGGCCTCAAGACGCAGAGCGACTACCGCTTCCTGCCGGGCATGTCGCTTGGCTGGACGTGGGACTTCAACCTGCCGATCAAGGTCGACGACGTGCTGCACGTGAGGTTTCGCATCGGCTCGATGCGTGCCAGCAAGAGCCGTCCGGACTGGGGCATCGTCATCTTGCCGTCGGAGTTGATCAATCAGCACGGGCAGGTCGTCCAGCATGGCGAGCATCGTCTGATGGTGCCGCGCCGACCGGGAGCAAAGTAA
- the aroE gene encoding shikimate dehydrogenase — protein sequence MSDRYAVIGNPIGHTKSPLIHGLFAEETRQDMRYTAIEGPLEPHDAFADTVRAFIADGGKGMNVTAPFKLKAFAMADERSERATLAGAANAMSFEDGKVVAENFDGVGLVRDIEMNLGLPMAGKRVLLLGAGGAVRGALLPFLDARPAEVVIANRTVPKAEALVREVGAQASLTACGYDALEAMGGFDLVVNATSASLTGDLPPVPPSVFDPDGAAYGLVYGKRLTPFLRLARNAGVREVADGVGMLVEQAAEAFEWWRGVRPRTRAVIDRLTVPLD from the coding sequence ATGAGCGATCGGTACGCGGTGATCGGCAACCCGATCGGCCACACGAAATCTCCTTTGATCCACGGCCTGTTCGCGGAAGAAACGCGGCAGGACATGCGCTATACGGCAATCGAAGGACCGCTCGAACCGCACGACGCCTTTGCCGATACGGTGCGCGCGTTCATCGCGGACGGTGGCAAGGGCATGAACGTGACCGCGCCGTTCAAGCTCAAGGCATTCGCCATGGCCGATGAACGCAGCGAGCGCGCAACCCTTGCGGGCGCTGCCAACGCGATGAGCTTCGAAGACGGCAAGGTCGTCGCCGAGAACTTCGATGGCGTCGGCCTGGTGCGCGACATCGAGATGAATCTCGGTTTGCCGATGGCCGGCAAACGCGTGCTTCTGCTCGGCGCGGGCGGCGCGGTGCGCGGGGCGCTGCTGCCGTTTCTCGATGCGCGGCCCGCCGAAGTCGTCATTGCGAACCGAACCGTGCCGAAAGCCGAAGCGCTGGTGCGCGAAGTCGGCGCGCAAGCGTCGTTGACGGCCTGCGGATACGACGCGCTCGAAGCCATGGGCGGCTTCGATCTCGTGGTCAACGCGACCTCCGCGAGTCTCACGGGTGACTTGCCGCCCGTGCCACCAAGCGTGTTCGATCCCGACGGCGCTGCCTACGGACTCGTCTACGGCAAACGGTTGACCCCGTTCCTTCGGCTCGCGCGCAATGCCGGCGTAAGGGAAGTAGCCGATGGCGTCGGCATGCTGGTGGAACAGGCAGCGGAAGCCTTCGAATGGTGGCGCGGCGTGCGTCCGCGGACGCGCGCGGTAATCGATCGGCTCACCGTTCCGCTCGACTGA
- a CDS encoding DUF4286 family protein, translating to MTTRTQAMVVIRHDVDADTVDEYLRWHSFEHLPERLALPGFQHAERWERISGDGPRYLCVIDVDSARDLESPAYLARLDAPTEWTRKLMPHYRNVQRALCETLVDVGGGLAPFQWCMRFDLEQGVDIGDTIRELRDAHALTRVRLGRVHDALSGRQTEEKRMRGTEDTGGFGHLLFAGALTRNALERGAAAMQDALGVSAVDCDRALFRFSYASTA from the coding sequence ATGACGACGCGCACGCAGGCCATGGTCGTTATCCGCCACGACGTGGACGCGGACACGGTCGATGAATATCTGCGCTGGCATTCGTTCGAGCATCTGCCAGAACGGCTCGCCCTGCCCGGCTTCCAGCATGCGGAGCGATGGGAACGTATCAGTGGCGACGGGCCGCGCTATCTGTGCGTGATCGACGTCGATTCCGCGCGCGATCTCGAATCGCCGGCCTATCTCGCGAGACTCGACGCACCGACCGAGTGGACCCGCAAGCTGATGCCGCATTACCGGAATGTTCAGCGCGCGTTGTGCGAGACGCTCGTGGATGTGGGCGGCGGCCTGGCGCCTTTTCAATGGTGCATGCGCTTCGATCTCGAGCAAGGCGTCGATATCGGCGACACCATTCGCGAGCTTCGCGACGCACATGCGCTCACGCGCGTGCGGCTCGGCCGCGTCCACGACGCGCTCAGCGGCCGGCAGACCGAGGAAAAGCGCATGCGTGGAACGGAGGATACGGGCGGCTTCGGTCATCTGCTTTTCGCGGGCGCATTGACGCGCAATGCGCTGGAACGCGGCGCGGCGGCCATGCAAGACGCGCTCGGAGTATCGGCGGTGGATTGCGACCGCGCGCTCTTCCGGTTTTCCTACGCAAGCACCGCTTAG
- a CDS encoding ABC transporter ATP-binding protein encodes MTVAIQSLTKRFGGVHAIDDLTVQFRPNAITVLLGASGCGKTTTLRCIAGLEQPTSGEIEIDGRTVYSSTRNIDLPPEKRELGMVFQSYAIWPHLSVMENVALPLRARGTAHAAIDTRVRDTLASVGLGQQVDRSAMQLSGGQQQRVSIARCLVADPRLILMDEPLSNLDAKLRVEMRHEIRNLQRRIGATILFVTHDQEEAMSLADEIFLFDRGRIVQRGAPEELYFRPAVRYVAEFLGKANLFPVALRSHAGETEVVAQSGQIVVKGDVTGAANGNEALCMVRPEAWRVQARSHAGVPGRVRESSFVGDRRELRVETPLGDQTVVTPGFERYANGDEITLSVAPQHLHLMRGELQ; translated from the coding sequence ATGACCGTTGCCATTCAGTCCCTCACCAAGCGCTTCGGCGGCGTGCACGCCATCGACGATCTCACGGTGCAGTTCCGCCCGAACGCCATCACGGTGCTGCTGGGCGCGAGCGGCTGCGGCAAGACCACGACCTTGCGCTGCATCGCCGGGCTGGAGCAGCCGACGAGCGGCGAGATCGAGATCGACGGGCGCACCGTGTATTCATCGACGCGCAACATCGACCTGCCGCCCGAGAAACGCGAACTCGGCATGGTGTTTCAGTCGTATGCCATCTGGCCGCATTTGAGCGTGATGGAAAACGTCGCGCTGCCGCTGCGGGCGCGCGGCACGGCGCACGCGGCCATCGACACGCGCGTGCGCGACACGCTCGCTTCGGTGGGGCTCGGTCAGCAAGTGGATCGCAGCGCGATGCAACTCTCGGGCGGCCAGCAGCAGCGCGTATCGATTGCGCGCTGTCTCGTGGCCGATCCGCGTCTCATCCTGATGGACGAGCCGCTCAGCAATCTCGACGCGAAACTGCGCGTGGAGATGCGTCACGAGATTCGCAATCTGCAGCGGCGCATCGGCGCGACCATCTTGTTCGTCACGCACGATCAGGAAGAAGCCATGTCGCTCGCCGATGAAATCTTTCTCTTCGATCGCGGACGTATCGTGCAGCGCGGCGCGCCCGAGGAACTGTATTTCCGGCCGGCGGTGCGCTATGTCGCGGAGTTTCTCGGCAAGGCCAATCTCTTTCCGGTTGCGCTGCGTTCGCACGCGGGCGAAACGGAAGTCGTGGCGCAATCCGGGCAGATCGTCGTGAAGGGCGATGTGACGGGCGCCGCCAACGGCAACGAAGCGCTCTGCATGGTGCGGCCCGAAGCGTGGCGCGTGCAGGCGCGCTCGCACGCGGGCGTGCCGGGCCGCGTGCGTGAAAGTTCGTTCGTCGGCGACCGGCGCGAGTTGCGCGTGGAAACGCCGCTCGGCGATCAGACCGTGGTGACGCCCGGCTTCGAACGCTACGCCAACGGCGATGAAATCACCCTGAGCGTCGCGCCCCAGCATTTGCACCTGATGAGAGGAGAGCTTCAATGA
- a CDS encoding CaiB/BaiF CoA-transferase family protein — protein sequence MQARPLEGMRVVDYSHFLAGPYVGRCLAALGAEVIKVERPVSGDAGRQHATVLDDEQSAYFLQLNMGKRGVSVNMRDARGKEFMQRLCDSADVFVENYRPGALKKLGLGYEELSARNPGLVYCSISAYGHTGPDAHRAGFGLIAEAKSGIMQMIGNPGEPPPLMRISLGDMYTGIHAVAAINAALLGRVKSGRGQHIDMALYDTLVSMHEYAVQCYTMQGVVPEQTGHDMPTSTLYGVFRAADGDLVIAAQVDDAWKRFAALLEAHGAPAGFGADARFHTLNGRNANRLDILAVVKPWVASRPVADVLALLDSIDVPCAKVQRIDEVLADPQIIARGMVIEQEHPRFGTLRLPNLPFRFSDCDTTIREVGPDLGQHNAEVAQSLGFDAAQIDAMQTDGVLYSKARPR from the coding sequence ATGCAGGCACGTCCTCTGGAAGGCATGCGCGTCGTCGATTACAGCCACTTTCTTGCCGGTCCCTATGTCGGACGCTGTCTCGCGGCGCTCGGCGCGGAAGTCATCAAGGTCGAACGTCCGGTCAGCGGCGATGCGGGCCGTCAGCATGCAACCGTGCTCGACGACGAACAAAGCGCCTACTTCCTGCAACTCAACATGGGCAAGCGCGGCGTCAGCGTCAACATGCGCGATGCGCGCGGTAAGGAATTCATGCAGCGCCTGTGCGACTCGGCGGACGTGTTCGTCGAGAACTACCGGCCGGGCGCGCTCAAGAAGCTCGGCCTCGGTTACGAAGAGCTGTCCGCGCGCAATCCGGGTCTCGTCTATTGCTCGATCTCGGCTTACGGCCACACGGGACCGGACGCGCATCGCGCGGGCTTCGGGCTGATCGCGGAAGCGAAGAGCGGCATCATGCAGATGATCGGCAATCCCGGCGAGCCGCCGCCCCTGATGCGTATCTCGCTCGGCGACATGTACACCGGCATTCACGCGGTCGCGGCGATCAATGCGGCGCTGCTCGGCCGCGTGAAGAGCGGGCGCGGGCAGCATATCGACATGGCGCTCTACGACACGCTCGTGTCGATGCACGAATACGCGGTCCAGTGCTACACGATGCAAGGCGTCGTGCCCGAGCAAACCGGCCATGACATGCCGACATCGACGCTCTATGGCGTGTTTCGCGCCGCCGACGGCGACCTCGTGATCGCGGCGCAAGTGGACGATGCATGGAAGCGCTTCGCCGCGCTGCTCGAAGCGCACGGCGCACCGGCGGGCTTCGGCGCCGACGCGCGCTTTCACACGCTCAACGGGCGCAATGCGAATCGGCTCGACATTCTCGCGGTGGTCAAGCCCTGGGTCGCATCGCGGCCCGTTGCCGACGTGCTTGCGTTGCTCGACAGCATCGACGTGCCGTGCGCGAAGGTGCAGCGGATCGACGAAGTGCTTGCGGACCCGCAGATCATCGCGCGTGGCATGGTGATCGAGCAGGAGCATCCGCGCTTCGGCACGCTGCGTCTGCCGAACCTGCCGTTCCGGTTCTCCGATTGCGATACGACCATTCGCGAAGTCGGGCCGGACCTCGGTCAGCACAACGCGGAAGTCGCGCAGTCGCTGGGGTTCGACGCGGCGCAGATCGACGCCATGCAGACCGACGGCGTGCTGTATTCGAAAGCGAGGCCGCGATGA
- a CDS encoding enoyl-CoA hydratase-related protein: MTPETVRFCRYEVEGPLLTLTIDRPEVLNALHPQAHRELAEAFDRYAADASLRVAIVTGAGERAFCVGTDLKALAASGDHTKPATGFAGITHRFDLYKPLIAAVNGLCLGGGMEILAACDLGVAADHAQFGLPEPRVGLAALGGGLLQRLPRQIGMKDAMGLVLTGNRISADEARRIGLLNEVVPAAELMKRARALAEDILACAPLAVQASKQVMLQSLAQANLAATLHEDYPLARRMLDSDDAREGPKAFAEKRKPNWTGQ; encoded by the coding sequence ATGACACCCGAAACGGTTCGATTCTGCCGCTACGAAGTCGAAGGCCCGCTCCTCACCTTGACGATCGATCGTCCCGAGGTGCTCAACGCGCTGCATCCGCAGGCGCATCGGGAACTGGCCGAAGCGTTCGATCGATACGCCGCCGATGCTTCATTGCGCGTCGCCATCGTGACCGGTGCGGGCGAGCGCGCATTCTGCGTCGGCACCGACCTCAAGGCGCTGGCGGCGAGCGGCGACCATACGAAGCCCGCGACGGGTTTCGCGGGCATCACGCATCGCTTCGATCTTTACAAGCCATTGATCGCGGCGGTGAACGGCCTGTGTCTCGGCGGCGGCATGGAGATTCTCGCGGCATGCGACCTGGGTGTCGCCGCCGATCACGCGCAATTCGGTTTGCCCGAGCCGCGCGTGGGACTGGCCGCGCTGGGCGGCGGTCTCTTGCAGCGCTTGCCAAGGCAGATCGGCATGAAGGACGCAATGGGCCTCGTGTTGACCGGCAATCGCATCTCGGCGGATGAGGCGCGCCGCATCGGTCTGCTCAATGAAGTCGTGCCGGCGGCTGAACTGATGAAGCGCGCGCGCGCCCTGGCAGAAGACATTCTCGCGTGTGCGCCGCTGGCTGTTCAGGCATCCAAGCAAGTGATGCTGCAAAGCCTAGCGCAAGCGAATCTCGCCGCGACCCTGCACGAAGACTATCCGCTCGCGCGGCGCATGCTCGATAGCGACGACGCCCGCGAAGGACCGAAGGCGTTTGCCGAGAAGCGCAAGCCGAACTGGACCGGACAGTGA